The following are encoded in a window of Flavobacterium cupriresistens genomic DNA:
- a CDS encoding methylmalonyl-CoA mutase subunit beta has translation MATTLFDDFSPISSKQWKQKIQFELDGADYNETVIWNSPEDIQVKPFYHRDEFSKAATVETKVTEFKICQNIFVYDIDKSIQRALNTIERGAESLRFTIENEKTDLQQLLENLPLENRIVYFNLNFISIDFVKQLDAIAIQKKSTFYCNLDPIGHFAREGNWFTTSDKNNFETIENISKATSNTTLLSVDLGLYQNAGATITQQIGYSLAHANEYLNRTPNALKQIVFQVSVGTNYFFEIAKLRALRMLFKLIANEYHPDIDCHLLVTPTKRNKTIYDYNVNMLRTTTECMSAILGGADAIANLPYDSLYHKDNEFGDRIARNQLLVLKHESYFDKVDNPADGSYYIESLTMQLAEKGLALFKDIEANGGFLKLLNDGTIKKKIQESASKEQELFDSKKEVLLGTNKYPNKDDKMKHDLELFPFVKVKPRKTLITPIIEKRLAEKLEQERLELE, from the coding sequence ATGGCTACTACCCTATTCGACGATTTTAGTCCTATTTCATCCAAACAATGGAAACAAAAAATTCAGTTTGAATTGGATGGAGCTGATTATAACGAAACCGTAATCTGGAATTCCCCTGAAGACATTCAGGTAAAACCATTTTATCATAGAGATGAATTCTCAAAAGCTGCTACCGTAGAGACAAAAGTCACTGAATTTAAAATTTGTCAGAACATCTTTGTTTATGATATTGACAAGTCCATTCAAAGAGCTTTAAACACCATTGAAAGAGGTGCTGAAAGCCTTCGTTTCACGATTGAAAACGAAAAAACAGACCTTCAGCAATTATTAGAAAATCTTCCTTTAGAAAATAGAATTGTTTACTTTAATTTGAATTTCATTTCAATCGATTTCGTAAAACAACTCGACGCCATTGCCATTCAAAAAAAGAGTACTTTTTACTGTAATTTAGATCCAATTGGTCATTTTGCAAGAGAAGGAAACTGGTTTACTACCTCTGATAAAAATAATTTTGAGACTATTGAAAACATTTCAAAAGCAACTTCAAATACAACATTATTAAGTGTAGATTTAGGTCTGTATCAAAATGCAGGAGCCACAATCACACAACAAATCGGGTATAGTTTAGCGCACGCCAACGAGTACCTGAACCGCACACCCAACGCGCTAAAGCAGATTGTATTTCAGGTTTCGGTGGGAACTAATTATTTCTTTGAAATTGCTAAACTTCGCGCCCTGCGAATGCTTTTCAAATTGATAGCCAACGAATACCATCCGGATATTGACTGCCATTTACTAGTAACACCAACAAAACGCAACAAAACGATTTACGATTATAATGTAAATATGCTTCGTACCACCACCGAATGTATGTCGGCTATTCTTGGCGGAGCAGATGCAATTGCCAATTTGCCTTACGACTCCTTATACCACAAAGACAATGAATTTGGAGACCGAATTGCCCGAAATCAATTATTGGTTTTAAAGCACGAAAGTTACTTTGACAAAGTAGACAATCCGGCCGATGGAAGTTATTATATTGAAAGCCTGACCATGCAACTTGCAGAAAAAGGACTAGCATTATTTAAAGATATTGAAGCCAATGGAGGTTTTCTGAAACTTTTAAACGATGGAACCATCAAAAAGAAAATTCAGGAAAGCGCCTCTAAAGAGCAGGAATTATTTGATTCTAAAAAAGAAGTTTTACTGGGAACCAATAAATATCCTAATAAAGACGACAAAATGAAACATGATTTAGAGTTGTTTCCATTTGTAAAAGTAAAACCTAGAAAAACGTTAATTACGCCAATTATAGAAAAACGATTAGCTGAAAAACTGGAACAGGAACGTCTGGAATTAGAATAA
- a CDS encoding DUF2279 domain-containing protein: protein MEAQSKIDAFLAPSDTLNLKRQNTVIVTEAALASVTLLGLNQIWYSDYPKSNFHFINDNKEWLQMDKVGHFYSAYHLGRFGAEALNWSGADTKKQLIYGAGMGFVFLAAVEVMDGYSSEWGASSGDIIANTAGTALYVSQELLWKEQRITPKFSFHTTSYANQRPNVLGKSLNEQVLKDYNGQTYWLSVNLHSFAKKSKIPKWFNVAFGYGAEGMLSGNVQNEIPISVENPERYRQFFLSFDVDLAKINTKSHFLKTIFSVLNTIKIPAPTLEYSANKGLKAHAFYF from the coding sequence ATGGAAGCTCAAAGTAAAATCGATGCTTTTTTGGCGCCCTCAGATACTTTAAATCTAAAAAGACAAAATACAGTTATAGTGACTGAAGCTGCTTTAGCTTCAGTCACTTTATTGGGTTTAAATCAGATTTGGTATTCTGATTATCCGAAGTCAAATTTTCATTTTATAAATGATAATAAAGAATGGCTGCAAATGGATAAAGTGGGTCATTTCTACTCTGCTTATCATTTGGGAAGATTTGGTGCAGAAGCACTTAATTGGAGCGGTGCTGATACTAAAAAGCAATTAATTTATGGTGCGGGTATGGGGTTTGTTTTTCTGGCAGCCGTTGAAGTGATGGATGGTTATTCTTCTGAATGGGGAGCTTCTTCGGGGGATATTATTGCTAATACTGCAGGAACCGCATTGTATGTTTCTCAGGAATTACTTTGGAAAGAGCAGCGTATTACACCTAAGTTTTCTTTTCATACAACTTCATATGCCAATCAAAGACCAAATGTTTTAGGAAAATCTCTTAATGAGCAAGTACTAAAAGATTATAATGGACAGACCTATTGGCTTTCTGTAAATCTTCATTCTTTTGCAAAAAAATCAAAAATTCCGAAGTGGTTTAATGTTGCTTTTGGATATGGAGCCGAAGGCATGTTATCGGGAAATGTGCAAAACGAAATTCCGATTTCGGTCGAAAATCCCGAAAGATATCGTCAGTTTTTTCTTAGTTTTGATGTTGATTTAGCTAAAATTAACACAAAATCGCATTTTTTGAAAACTATTTTCTCGGTTTTGAACACGATTAAAATTCCGGCGCCGACTTTGGAATACTCCGCCAATAAAGGGCTTAAAGCACATGCGTTTTATTTTTAA
- the dapF gene encoding diaminopimelate epimerase gives MQVEFYKYQGTGNDFVMIDNRSEFFPKDNIKLIERLCDRRFGIGADGLILLENDSETDFRMVYYNSDGNQSSMCGNGGRCLVAFANQLGVIENKTTFIATDGLHHASVGEDAIISLQMIDVDEIQKKDSYTFLNTGSPHHVQIVEDLEHYNVKENGAAIRYGALYGEKGSNINFVKKVDDSTFSLRTYERGVEDETLACGTGATAVAIAMNAIGQTDKTSINLNVEGGKLIVSFDKTGDHFSNVFLTGPAKFVFKGTIEV, from the coding sequence ATGCAAGTAGAATTTTATAAATATCAAGGTACAGGGAATGATTTTGTAATGATTGACAATCGTTCTGAATTTTTCCCTAAAGACAATATAAAACTGATTGAACGCCTGTGTGACAGACGTTTCGGAATCGGAGCTGACGGACTTATTTTGCTGGAAAATGATTCCGAAACTGACTTTAGAATGGTGTATTATAATTCAGACGGAAATCAGAGTTCCATGTGTGGAAATGGTGGTCGTTGTCTGGTTGCTTTTGCCAATCAGTTGGGTGTAATTGAAAATAAAACAACTTTTATAGCGACAGATGGTCTACATCACGCGTCTGTTGGAGAGGATGCTATTATTTCACTGCAAATGATAGATGTTGATGAAATTCAAAAGAAAGATTCTTATACTTTTCTGAATACAGGTTCTCCGCATCACGTGCAAATTGTTGAAGATTTAGAGCATTATAATGTGAAAGAAAATGGAGCAGCAATTCGGTATGGTGCTTTATATGGAGAAAAAGGAAGCAATATTAATTTTGTTAAAAAAGTAGACGACAGCACTTTTTCGCTTCGTACGTACGAGCGTGGTGTTGAAGATGAAACTTTAGCCTGTGGAACCGGTGCAACAGCTGTTGCAATAGCGATGAATGCAATTGGTCAAACCGATAAAACTTCAATTAATTTGAATGTTGAAGGTGGAAAACTAATCGTTTCTTTTGATAAAACCGGAGATCATTTTTCGAATGTGTTTTTGACCGGACCTGCAAAATTTGTTTTTAAAGGAACTATTGAGGTTTAA
- the scpA gene encoding methylmalonyl-CoA mutase, protein MIRKDLTHIKLDFKSEKPTVEQQPASSFLTAEGIELKQTYSEKDLENLEFLDFGAGFAPNLRGPYATMYVRRPWTIRQYAGFSTAEESNAFYRRNLAAGQKGLSIAFDLPTHRGYDSDHERVVGDVGKAGVAIDSVEDMKVLFDQIPLDEMSVSMTMNGAVLPIMAFYIVAAEEQGVAIQKLSGTIQNDILKEFMVRNTYIYPPTPSMKIIADIFEFTSKKMPKFNSISISGYHMQEAGATADIELAYTLADGLEYIRTGLSTGMTIDEFAPRLSFFWAIGMNHFMEIAKMRAGRMIWAKLIQQFNPKSDKSLALRTHCQTSGWSLTEQDPFNNVARTCIEATAAAFGGTQSLHTNALDEAIALPTDFSARIARNTQIFLQEETKITKTVDPWAGSYYVESLTNEIVKSTWKLIEEVEELGGMTKAIEAGIPKLRIEEAAARKQARIDSGQDIIVGVNQFRLEKEDPLHILDVDNQMVRKQQVERLEEIKSKRDTEKVNQSLEKLILCAKTGQGNLLEIAVEAARNRATLGEISDALESIFGRFKAQIKSFSGVYSAAIKNDETFEKAKQLANVFAKQEGRRPRIMIAKMGQDGHDRGAKVVATGYADVGFDVDIGPLFQTPAEAAKQAVENDVHILGVSSLAAGHKTLVPQVIEELKKHGRDDIMVIVGGVIPAQDYQYLFDAGAVAVFGPGTKISEAAIKILDILID, encoded by the coding sequence ATGATAAGAAAAGACCTTACACATATAAAGTTAGATTTTAAAAGCGAGAAGCCCACTGTTGAACAACAACCGGCAAGCAGCTTTTTAACTGCTGAAGGAATTGAGCTGAAACAAACCTATTCTGAAAAAGATCTAGAGAACTTAGAATTTTTGGACTTTGGAGCAGGCTTTGCCCCTAATTTACGAGGCCCTTATGCGACCATGTACGTAAGACGCCCGTGGACGATTCGTCAGTACGCAGGATTTTCTACAGCAGAAGAAAGCAACGCATTTTACAGACGAAATCTTGCAGCAGGACAAAAAGGGCTATCGATTGCCTTTGACTTACCTACACACCGCGGCTATGATTCAGACCATGAACGTGTTGTGGGCGATGTCGGAAAAGCCGGTGTAGCCATAGATTCTGTTGAAGATATGAAAGTACTCTTTGACCAGATTCCTTTAGATGAAATGTCGGTTTCAATGACCATGAATGGCGCAGTATTGCCTATTATGGCCTTTTATATTGTGGCAGCCGAAGAACAAGGAGTCGCCATACAAAAACTTTCAGGAACTATACAAAATGATATCCTGAAAGAATTCATGGTTCGAAATACCTATATTTATCCGCCCACCCCTTCGATGAAAATAATTGCAGATATTTTTGAATTTACGAGCAAGAAAATGCCCAAATTCAATTCGATCTCAATCTCAGGATATCATATGCAAGAAGCCGGTGCAACCGCCGATATTGAATTGGCATACACTCTGGCAGATGGTTTAGAATACATCAGAACCGGTCTTTCTACGGGAATGACCATTGATGAGTTTGCTCCGCGCCTTTCTTTTTTCTGGGCCATTGGAATGAATCATTTTATGGAGATTGCCAAAATGAGAGCGGGAAGAATGATCTGGGCAAAATTAATCCAGCAATTTAACCCAAAAAGCGATAAATCTCTGGCATTAAGAACCCACTGCCAAACTAGTGGTTGGAGTTTAACTGAGCAAGATCCTTTTAACAATGTGGCCAGAACTTGTATCGAAGCAACAGCAGCCGCTTTTGGAGGAACCCAATCTTTGCACACCAACGCCTTAGATGAAGCAATTGCTTTACCAACCGATTTCTCGGCAAGAATTGCCCGTAATACACAAATCTTTTTACAAGAAGAAACAAAGATCACCAAAACAGTCGACCCTTGGGCCGGTAGTTATTATGTTGAAAGCCTGACAAACGAAATTGTAAAAAGCACCTGGAAACTGATTGAAGAAGTAGAAGAATTAGGCGGAATGACCAAAGCCATCGAAGCCGGAATTCCAAAACTAAGAATCGAAGAAGCTGCAGCCAGAAAACAGGCAAGAATTGACAGCGGACAAGATATTATCGTAGGTGTAAACCAATTTAGATTAGAAAAAGAAGATCCTTTACATATCCTTGATGTAGACAACCAAATGGTTCGAAAACAACAAGTAGAGCGTCTGGAAGAAATAAAATCAAAAAGAGATACTGAAAAAGTAAATCAATCACTGGAAAAATTAATTCTTTGTGCTAAAACCGGACAGGGAAACTTACTCGAAATTGCTGTTGAAGCTGCTAGAAACAGAGCAACTTTAGGCGAAATCAGTGATGCTCTGGAAAGTATCTTCGGAAGATTTAAAGCACAAATTAAATCCTTTAGCGGTGTGTATAGTGCAGCAATAAAAAACGACGAGACTTTTGAAAAGGCAAAACAATTAGCAAATGTCTTTGCAAAACAAGAAGGAAGACGCCCAAGAATCATGATTGCCAAAATGGGACAAGACGGACATGATCGTGGCGCAAAAGTAGTAGCAACAGGCTACGCCGATGTTGGTTTTGACGTAGACATTGGTCCGCTTTTTCAAACTCCTGCCGAAGCAGCCAAACAAGCGGTAGAAAATGACGTGCATATATTAGGCGTTTCATCACTGGCCGCCGGACATAAAACATTGGTCCCTCAGGTAATTGAAGAACTTAAAAAACACGGTCGAGATGATATAATGGTAATTGTGGGTGGCGTAATTCCCGCACAAGATTATCAATATTTATTCGATGCCGGTGCCGTTGCCGTTTTTGGCCCCGGAACTAAAATTAGTGAAGCTGCTATAAAAATTCTAGACATCTTAATTGACTAG
- a CDS encoding GIY-YIG nuclease family protein: MLNPQYGYHTYYVYIITNKYRSTFYIGVTKNLKLRLYQHKENIEIKKKTFASKYNIEFLVYYEKFVWIQEAILREKELKKWNRDKKLALIKKQNPLFEFLNYHFQ, from the coding sequence ATGCTAAATCCTCAATACGGTTATCATACTTATTATGTTTACATTATCACAAATAAATATCGTTCGACGTTTTACATTGGTGTGACCAAGAATTTAAAATTGAGATTGTATCAACACAAAGAAAATATAGAAATCAAGAAGAAAACATTTGCATCAAAATACAATATTGAATTTTTAGTTTATTATGAAAAATTCGTTTGGATTCAAGAAGCAATTCTAAGAGAAAAAGAATTAAAAAAATGGAACAGGGATAAAAAACTAGCGTTAATTAAAAAACAAAATCCACTATTTGAATTTCTTAATTATCATTTTCAATAA
- a CDS encoding trypsin-like peptidase domain-containing protein, whose protein sequence is MKRFSALFLVSLFSGAITLGAYKLLFESNTSFFGKGNSVVTLAPNSFGRNVALAAETVDFTAAADKTIHTVVHVKNVSRRTVSNPMMEFFYGYGGQQQQEQVGTGSGVIISEDGYIVTNNHVIKDASEIEITLNNKKSYTAKLIGTDSKMDIALLKINADEKLPYTTFANSDSVKIGEWVLAVGNPYNLTSTVTAGIVSAKARNLDTKGIQSFIQTDAAVNPGNSGGALVNTRGELIGINTMISSMTGSYVGYSFAVPSNIARKIIEDIMEFGNVQRGILGVEGGELNSTASKELGITETQGFYISKVSKNSGAEKAGLTKGDIIVKLDEQNISTYADLSSYINAKRPNDVVKVTYIKDGKTKTVPVTLSKNEFYSTEFKGIELENIDAADKKKFNINYGVKIRSISNENLMQYQNELQGNIILSIDNVKATNIETVSKLLNKKDEGQSMRLEMINKNGEILRIII, encoded by the coding sequence ATGAAAAGATTTTCAGCCTTATTTTTAGTGTCATTATTTAGCGGCGCTATTACCCTTGGTGCTTACAAGTTATTATTTGAAAGCAACACTTCTTTTTTTGGAAAAGGAAATTCTGTTGTAACTCTTGCTCCCAATTCGTTTGGCAGAAATGTTGCATTAGCAGCAGAAACTGTAGATTTCACAGCAGCCGCAGACAAAACAATCCACACCGTTGTTCACGTAAAAAACGTCTCGCGACGAACTGTCAGTAACCCCATGATGGAATTTTTCTATGGTTATGGCGGACAGCAACAACAGGAACAAGTAGGAACCGGTTCGGGTGTAATTATTTCTGAAGACGGGTACATCGTAACCAACAATCACGTAATTAAAGATGCTTCGGAAATTGAAATTACGTTGAACAATAAAAAATCATATACAGCCAAACTTATTGGTACAGATTCTAAAATGGATATTGCTTTACTAAAAATCAATGCCGACGAAAAACTTCCTTACACGACTTTTGCGAATTCAGATTCTGTAAAAATCGGTGAATGGGTTCTGGCCGTTGGAAATCCGTATAATTTAACTTCGACTGTAACTGCGGGAATTGTTTCGGCAAAAGCCAGAAATTTAGATACAAAGGGCATTCAGTCCTTCATTCAAACGGATGCTGCCGTAAATCCCGGAAACAGCGGTGGCGCTTTGGTGAATACTCGTGGAGAATTAATTGGAATTAATACTATGATTTCTTCAATGACGGGTTCTTATGTTGGATACTCATTTGCCGTTCCGTCTAATATTGCCCGAAAAATTATCGAGGACATTATGGAATTCGGGAATGTTCAAAGGGGAATTCTAGGTGTTGAAGGAGGAGAATTAAACAGTACCGCTTCAAAAGAATTGGGAATTACTGAAACGCAAGGTTTTTATATTAGTAAAGTTTCCAAAAATTCCGGTGCAGAAAAAGCCGGACTGACAAAAGGTGATATTATTGTAAAACTGGACGAACAAAATATTTCAACTTATGCAGACCTTTCAAGCTACATCAATGCCAAACGCCCAAATGATGTTGTTAAAGTGACTTATATTAAAGACGGAAAAACAAAAACTGTTCCGGTAACTTTAAGCAAAAATGAATTTTACAGCACCGAATTTAAAGGTATAGAATTGGAAAATATTGATGCTGCCGATAAAAAGAAATTCAACATAAATTATGGTGTAAAAATCAGAAGTATTTCTAATGAAAATTTAATGCAGTACCAAAATGAATTACAAGGCAATATCATTTTAAGTATAGATAATGTTAAAGCAACAAATATTGAAACGGTTTCAAAACTCTTAAATAAAAAAGATGAGGGACAAAGTATGCGTCTTGAAATGATCAATAAAAATGGAGAAATTCTAAGAATTATTATCTAA
- the mltG gene encoding endolytic transglycosylase MltG, with the protein MSIKKIITLAAVAVISVLMIYGFILISRIFSANTKFEEKEVYVYVPTGANYTDVKKIIQPYIKNFDNFEMVANKRSYPENVKSGRFLLKKDMNNIDLVRAMRSNVPVKLSFNNQERLENFAGRVGAEIEADSLSLMKAIKDSTFLKANGFNEENVFAMFIPNTYEIYWNTSAEKFRDKMIKEYHNFWTADRIAKAKAQGLTPVQATILASIVHKESVKKDERPRIAGVYLNRLRLAMPLQADPTVIYALKLKANDFDQVIKRVFYNDLIMKSPYNTYVNVGLPPGPIAMPDITALDAVLNPEKHDYIYFCASVDRFGYHEFASTYEQHTVNAKKYSDWIASQGVTR; encoded by the coding sequence TTGAGTATAAAAAAAATAATCACGTTAGCTGCCGTAGCCGTAATTTCAGTTTTAATGATTTACGGATTTATTTTAATCAGTAGAATTTTTAGTGCCAATACTAAATTCGAAGAAAAAGAAGTGTACGTATACGTTCCTACCGGAGCCAATTATACGGATGTGAAAAAAATAATACAACCGTATATCAAGAATTTCGATAATTTTGAAATGGTTGCCAATAAAAGAAGTTATCCTGAAAATGTAAAATCGGGTCGTTTTTTGCTTAAAAAAGATATGAATAATATCGATTTGGTTCGTGCGATGCGTTCTAATGTCCCTGTGAAATTATCTTTTAATAACCAGGAGCGTTTGGAGAATTTTGCCGGAAGAGTAGGAGCAGAAATCGAAGCGGATAGTTTGTCGTTAATGAAAGCGATTAAAGATTCGACTTTCTTAAAAGCAAACGGTTTTAATGAAGAGAATGTTTTTGCGATGTTTATTCCGAATACTTATGAAATTTATTGGAATACTTCTGCAGAAAAGTTTCGTGATAAAATGATCAAGGAATATCATAATTTCTGGACAGCTGATCGTATTGCAAAAGCAAAAGCTCAGGGATTAACTCCGGTTCAGGCTACAATTTTGGCCTCTATTGTTCATAAAGAATCCGTTAAAAAAGACGAAAGACCTCGAATTGCAGGTGTATATTTAAACCGTTTGCGTTTGGCGATGCCGTTACAGGCTGATCCGACCGTTATTTATGCTTTAAAATTAAAAGCGAATGATTTTGATCAGGTTATAAAAAGAGTTTTTTATAATGATCTGATTATGAAGTCACCTTACAATACTTATGTAAATGTAGGTCTTCCTCCAGGGCCAATTGCGATGCCTGACATTACGGCTCTTGATGCGGTTTTAAATCCGGAGAAGCATGATTATATTTATTTTTGTGCCAGCGTAGATCGTTTTGGATATCATGAATTTGCTTCTACTTATGAGCAACATACTGTAAATGCAAAAAAATATTCAGACTGGATCGCTAGTCAGGGCGTAACAAGATAG
- a CDS encoding FtsB family cell division protein yields MKITNPFKGKSWLSLLGNKYVWVLLFFVVWMLFLDNYSYFDHRFLDHQIDELEDNKKYYQEEIRKDQEQIKLLKNPEQIEKYAREKYYMKKDSEDIYIIQFEGDTIPETKE; encoded by the coding sequence ATGAAAATAACAAACCCTTTCAAAGGAAAATCCTGGCTCAGTCTTCTGGGCAATAAATACGTTTGGGTATTATTATTTTTTGTGGTCTGGATGCTATTTTTAGATAATTACTCCTATTTTGATCACCGTTTCCTGGACCACCAAATTGATGAACTCGAAGACAATAAAAAATATTATCAAGAGGAAATCAGAAAAGATCAGGAACAAATCAAACTATTGAAAAATCCCGAACAAATAGAAAAATATGCCCGCGAGAAGTACTATATGAAAAAAGACAGCGAAGACATATACATCATTCAATTTGAAGGAGACACTATTCCCGAAACCAAAGAATAA
- a CDS encoding GNAT family N-acetyltransferase, with protein MITLKGESVYLRALEPNDLEFVYAMENDQSIWEVSNTQTPYSRFLVRQYLENAHQDIYEAKQLRLAICQDEDFPAVGLIDLFEFDPKNNRAGVGIVIQSKENRKQNIGSEALELLIKYSFHNLNLHQLYANINVGNVASIALFTKFGFKEIGIKKDWILANNQYQDEAIFQLINKQI; from the coding sequence ATGATAACTCTAAAAGGAGAATCGGTTTACCTGCGGGCATTAGAACCTAATGATCTGGAATTTGTATATGCAATGGAGAACGATCAGAGTATTTGGGAGGTTAGTAATACCCAAACGCCTTATAGTAGGTTTTTAGTTCGGCAGTATCTCGAAAATGCGCATCAGGATATTTATGAAGCCAAACAATTGCGGTTGGCGATTTGTCAGGATGAAGATTTTCCGGCTGTTGGATTGATTGATTTATTTGAATTTGATCCTAAAAATAACAGAGCAGGAGTTGGAATTGTGATTCAAAGTAAAGAGAACAGAAAGCAAAATATTGGTTCTGAGGCTTTAGAGCTACTGATTAAATACTCTTTTCACAATTTAAATCTGCATCAATTATATGCAAATATTAATGTAGGGAATGTAGCTAGTATAGCACTTTTTACTAAATTTGGCTTCAAGGAAATAGGAATTAAAAAAGATTGGATTCTGGCAAACAACCAATATCAGGATGAAGCAATTTTTCAGTTAATTAACAAACAAATTTAA
- the udk gene encoding uridine kinase produces MLIIGLAGGTGSGKTTVVHQIMNELPDTEVGVISQDSYYKETTNLSFDERALINFDHPRAIDFELLVKHLKALKAGETIDQPVYSFIQHNRTDDTVSTHPRKVMIVEGILILTNPELRDLFDIKIYVHADSDERLIRRLKRDISERGRDIDEVLTRYQNTLKPMHEQFIEPSKAFADIIIPNDKYNTVAIDVVRAVINQRIL; encoded by the coding sequence ATGCTCATTATTGGACTTGCAGGAGGAACAGGAAGTGGAAAAACAACAGTAGTACACCAAATCATGAACGAATTACCAGACACAGAAGTTGGCGTAATTTCTCAGGATTCATATTACAAAGAAACCACTAATCTATCATTTGACGAAAGAGCATTAATTAATTTTGATCACCCGCGTGCGATTGATTTTGAATTATTGGTAAAACATTTAAAAGCATTAAAAGCAGGAGAAACGATTGATCAACCTGTATATTCTTTTATACAACACAATAGAACAGACGATACGGTTTCAACACATCCGAGAAAAGTAATGATCGTTGAAGGAATCTTAATCTTAACAAATCCGGAGCTTCGTGATCTTTTTGATATTAAAATATACGTTCATGCCGATTCAGATGAAAGATTAATCCGTCGTTTAAAACGTGATATTTCAGAACGTGGTCGTGATATTGATGAAGTTTTAACACGTTATCAGAACACCTTAAAACCTATGCATGAGCAATTTATCGAACCATCAAAAGCTTTTGCAGACATCATTATACCAAATGACAAATACAACACTGTAGCTATTGATGTAGTTCGTGCCGTAATAAATCAGCGAATTTTATAA
- a CDS encoding SDR family oxidoreductase encodes MSYTDKMLRDDALKGKVIVVTGGGSGLGKAMTKYFLELGAQVAITSRDLEKLKNTATELEAETGGKCLPLQCDVRHYEEVENMLQEVLKAFGKVDVLLNNAAGNFISPTERLSANAFDTVIDIVLKGSKNCTLAFGKHWIDSKQKSATILNIVTTYAWTGSAYVVPSATAKAGVLAMTRSLAVEWAKYGIRSNAIAPGPFPTKGAWDRLLPGDLAEKFDMAKKVPLKRVGDHQELANLAAYLVSDFSAYVNGDVITIDGGEWLKGAGQFNLLEAIPEELWDQLEMMIKAKKNK; translated from the coding sequence ATGAGCTATACAGATAAAATGTTACGAGATGATGCTTTAAAAGGCAAAGTTATCGTAGTTACAGGCGGCGGAAGTGGTTTAGGAAAAGCCATGACCAAATACTTCTTAGAATTAGGAGCTCAGGTGGCGATTACTTCAAGAGATTTAGAAAAACTAAAAAACACGGCTACCGAGCTGGAAGCTGAAACTGGTGGAAAATGTTTGCCTCTTCAATGTGATGTTCGTCACTATGAAGAAGTAGAAAACATGCTTCAGGAGGTTCTGAAAGCTTTCGGAAAAGTAGATGTTCTTTTGAACAATGCGGCCGGGAATTTCATTTCTCCAACAGAAAGATTATCTGCAAATGCATTTGATACTGTTATAGACATCGTTCTTAAAGGTTCTAAAAACTGTACACTGGCTTTTGGAAAACACTGGATCGACAGCAAACAAAAATCAGCAACGATTTTAAATATCGTGACCACTTATGCCTGGACAGGTTCTGCTTATGTAGTACCTAGTGCAACAGCAAAAGCGGGAGTTTTGGCAATGACACGCAGTCTTGCTGTAGAATGGGCCAAATACGGAATCCGTTCTAACGCCATTGCTCCGGGACCATTCCCAACTAAAGGTGCCTGGGATAGATTATTACCAGGAGATTTAGCTGAAAAATTTGACATGGCTAAAAAAGTACCTTTAAAGCGTGTAGGTGATCACCAGGAGTTGGCCAACTTGGCAGCTTATTTGGTTTCAGATTTCTCTGCTTATGTAAATGGTGATGTGATCACAATTGATGGTGGTGAATGGTTGAAAGGTGCTGGACAATTTAACTTATTAGAAGCTATTCCGGAAGAACTTTGGGATCAGCTTGAAATGATGATAAAAGCAAAAAAGAATAAATAA